A single window of Leclercia adecarboxylata DNA harbors:
- a CDS encoding ABC transporter ATP-binding protein — protein MAEVIFNKLEKVYSNGFKAVHAIDLKIAEGEFMVIVGPSGCAKSTTLRMLAGLETISGGEVRIGDKIVNNLAPKERGIAMVFQNYALYPHMTVRENLAFGLKLSKLPKAQIEAQVNEAAKILELDELLDRLPRQLSGGQAQRVAVGRAIVKKPDVFLFDEPLSNLDAKLRASMRIRISDLHKQLKASGKPATTVYVTHDQTEAMTMGDRICVMKLGHIMQVDTPDNLYHKPKNMFVAGFIGSPEMNIRASKLVQQDGQLSLTIGNQTMPLSPELKEKVAAHVDQDIFYGIRPDFVSISDEPFAQGSCSGEMVRAENMGHEFFVYLKVGEYELTARIPSDEAKPMINKGLHRKVYFKFDMNKCHIFDAKTEQNISL, from the coding sequence ATGGCTGAAGTTATTTTCAACAAACTGGAAAAGGTTTACTCCAACGGCTTCAAAGCGGTACATGCTATCGACCTGAAAATCGCTGAAGGTGAATTCATGGTGATCGTCGGCCCGTCCGGCTGCGCGAAGTCCACCACCCTGCGTATGCTGGCCGGTCTGGAGACCATCAGCGGCGGCGAAGTGCGCATCGGCGACAAGATCGTCAACAACCTGGCGCCAAAAGAGCGTGGGATTGCGATGGTGTTCCAGAACTATGCGCTCTATCCACATATGACCGTGCGTGAAAACCTGGCCTTTGGCCTGAAGCTGAGCAAGCTGCCAAAAGCGCAGATTGAGGCTCAGGTTAACGAAGCGGCCAAAATCCTCGAGCTGGATGAGCTGCTCGACCGCCTGCCGCGCCAGCTCTCCGGCGGTCAGGCCCAGCGTGTGGCCGTAGGCCGTGCGATTGTGAAAAAGCCGGACGTGTTCCTGTTCGACGAACCGCTCTCTAACCTCGACGCCAAACTGCGTGCCTCGATGCGTATCCGTATTTCGGATCTGCACAAGCAGCTGAAGGCCTCCGGCAAACCGGCGACCACCGTCTACGTGACGCACGACCAGACCGAAGCGATGACCATGGGCGACCGCATCTGCGTGATGAAGCTCGGCCATATCATGCAGGTGGATACCCCGGACAACCTGTACCACAAACCGAAAAACATGTTCGTGGCCGGCTTTATTGGCTCACCGGAGATGAACATCCGCGCCAGCAAACTGGTGCAGCAGGACGGCCAACTCTCCCTGACCATCGGCAACCAGACCATGCCGTTAAGTCCGGAGCTGAAAGAGAAAGTCGCCGCGCATGTTGATCAGGACATTTTCTACGGTATCCGCCCTGATTTTGTCTCAATTTCCGATGAGCCCTTCGCCCAGGGCAGCTGCAGCGGCGAAATGGTCCGCGCCGAAAACATGGGACATGAATTCTTCGTTTACCTGAAAGTTGGCGAGTACGAACTGACTGCCCGAATTCCTTCCGATGAAGCTAAGCCGATGATTAACAAAGGCCTTCACCGTAAGGTGTACTTTAAGTTCGACATGAATAAGTGTCATATCTTTGACGCGAAAACTGAACAGAACATCTCTCTCTAA
- a CDS encoding ABC transporter substrate-binding protein, whose protein sequence is MKKVLLSAVISATFGMSALPTFAADSTDLRMSWWGGNGRHQVTLKALEEFHKQNPDINVKAEYTGWDGHLSRLTTQIAGGTEPDVMQTNWNWLPIFSKNGDGFYDLNKMKDVIDLTQFDPKELQSTTVNGKLNGIPISVTARVFYFNDEAWKKAGVEYPKTWDELMAAGKAFESKLGKQYYPVVLEHQDTLALLNSYMIQKYNIPAVDEQAKKFSYSKEQWVEFFQTYKKLIDSHVMPDTKYYASFGKSNMYEMKPWIEGEWGGTYMWNSTIKKYSDNLKPPAKLELGSYPMLPGATDAGLFFKPAQMLSIGKSTKNPEAAAKVINFLLNSKEGVETLGLERGVPLSKVAVKYLTEDGTIKENDPAVAGLRLAQSLPAKLSVSPYFDDPQIVAQFGTSLQYIDYGQKTVEETAADFQRQAERILKRAMR, encoded by the coding sequence ATGAAAAAAGTGCTTTTAAGCGCCGTTATCTCCGCTACTTTTGGAATGAGTGCCCTACCCACTTTTGCTGCGGACAGCACCGATCTGCGTATGTCCTGGTGGGGCGGCAATGGCCGTCACCAGGTCACGTTGAAAGCTCTGGAAGAGTTCCACAAACAGAACCCGGATATTAACGTTAAAGCGGAATACACCGGCTGGGATGGTCACCTGTCGCGTCTGACCACGCAGATTGCGGGCGGCACCGAGCCGGACGTGATGCAGACCAACTGGAACTGGCTGCCGATCTTCTCTAAAAACGGCGACGGCTTCTACGACCTGAACAAAATGAAGGACGTTATCGATCTGACGCAGTTCGATCCTAAAGAGCTGCAGTCCACCACGGTGAACGGCAAGCTGAACGGTATTCCGATCTCCGTTACCGCGCGCGTCTTCTACTTCAACGATGAAGCCTGGAAAAAAGCGGGCGTTGAATACCCGAAAACCTGGGATGAGCTGATGGCGGCGGGTAAAGCCTTCGAAAGCAAACTGGGCAAACAGTACTATCCGGTGGTGCTGGAGCACCAGGATACGCTGGCGCTGCTGAACTCCTACATGATCCAGAAGTACAACATCCCGGCGGTCGACGAGCAGGCGAAGAAATTCTCCTACAGCAAAGAGCAGTGGGTTGAGTTCTTCCAGACCTATAAGAAGCTGATCGACAGCCACGTGATGCCGGACACCAAGTACTACGCGTCCTTCGGTAAGAGCAACATGTATGAGATGAAGCCGTGGATCGAGGGTGAATGGGGCGGGACCTACATGTGGAACTCCACCATCAAGAAATACTCCGACAACCTGAAGCCACCAGCGAAGCTGGAGCTGGGCAGCTATCCAATGCTGCCGGGCGCAACGGATGCCGGTCTGTTCTTTAAACCCGCCCAGATGCTCTCTATCGGGAAATCCACTAAGAACCCGGAAGCCGCAGCGAAAGTCATCAACTTCCTGCTGAACAGCAAAGAAGGCGTTGAAACCCTGGGCCTGGAGCGTGGCGTACCGTTGAGTAAAGTGGCGGTGAAATACCTGACTGAGGACGGCACCATCAAAGAGAACGATCCGGCGGTTGCGGGTCTGCGCCTGGCGCAGTCTCTGCCAGCTAAACTCTCCGTATCGCCATACTTTGACGATCCGCAGATCGTGGCCCAGTTCGGCACCTCCCTGCAGTACATCGACTATGGTCAGAAAACGGTAGAAGAGACTGCTGCTGACTTCCAGCGCCAGGCTGAACGTATCCTGAAACGCGCAATGCGCTAA
- a CDS encoding oligogalacturonate lyase family protein: MKGKIIPLNFRTRQDSQTGHDVIRLTPPHIICHRNYFYQKCFTRDGSKLIFGGAFEGHWNYYLLDIEQQKATQLTDGAGDNTFGGFLSADDKSLWYVKNSRELRRVDLDSLEEYVVYEVDNDWVAYGTWVANSDCTKLVGIEIKKSDWQPLTDWSKFRAFYFTNPECRLINIDLQTGERRVILQEKRWLGHPIYRPFDDSTVAFCHEGPRDAIDARMWLIGEDGSNLRKVRQHAAGESFTHEFWVPDGSALCYVAHKENDPQRYLFSADPQTLENRQLMAIPPCSHLMSNHDGSLIVGDGAPHNTGDISLNDPFIWVFDIEQGTQTAICQHNTSWKVLDGDRQVTHPHPSFSPDNKWVLYTSDEEGMPALYLARV; encoded by the coding sequence ATGAAAGGAAAAATCATCCCCCTGAATTTCCGTACCCGCCAGGACAGCCAGACCGGCCACGACGTGATACGGCTGACGCCTCCGCACATCATCTGTCACCGTAACTACTTCTATCAGAAATGCTTTACCCGCGATGGCAGCAAGCTGATCTTTGGCGGCGCCTTTGAGGGCCACTGGAACTACTACCTGCTGGACATTGAGCAGCAAAAAGCGACCCAGCTGACCGACGGCGCCGGAGACAACACCTTCGGTGGTTTCCTCTCCGCGGACGATAAATCTCTGTGGTACGTGAAAAATAGCCGCGAACTCAGGCGCGTCGATCTCGACAGTCTTGAAGAGTATGTGGTGTATGAGGTCGATAACGACTGGGTGGCCTACGGCACCTGGGTGGCGAACTCTGACTGTACGAAGCTGGTGGGCATCGAGATTAAGAAAAGCGACTGGCAGCCGCTCACCGACTGGAGCAAATTCCGCGCGTTCTACTTTACCAACCCGGAATGCCGCCTGATCAACATCGATCTGCAAACCGGTGAACGGCGGGTGATTTTGCAGGAAAAACGCTGGCTCGGACATCCGATTTACCGTCCGTTCGACGACAGCACCGTGGCATTTTGTCATGAAGGCCCGCGCGACGCGATCGATGCCCGGATGTGGCTGATCGGCGAAGATGGCAGTAATCTGCGCAAGGTACGCCAGCATGCCGCGGGCGAGAGCTTTACCCACGAGTTCTGGGTGCCGGACGGCTCAGCGCTCTGTTACGTGGCGCACAAGGAGAACGATCCGCAGCGCTACCTGTTCAGCGCCGATCCGCAAACGCTGGAGAATCGCCAGCTGATGGCGATCCCGCCCTGCTCTCACCTGATGAGTAACCACGATGGCTCGCTGATCGTCGGTGACGGCGCGCCGCACAATACCGGCGATATCAGCCTCAACGATCCCTTTATCTGGGTATTCGATATTGAACAAGGCACGCAAACCGCCATCTGCCAGCACAACACCAGCTGGAAAGTACTGGACGGCGATCGCCAGGTGACCCACCCGCATCCTTCGTTTTCACCGGACAATAAGTGGGTGCTGTACACCTCGGACGAAGAAGGAATGCCGGCGCTCTATCTCGCCCGGGTGTGA
- a CDS encoding sugar porter family MFS transporter — protein sequence MTSINDSTFMPRALRDTRRMNLFVSVSAAVAGLLFGLDIGVIAGALPFITDHFTLSNRLQEWVVSSMMLGAAVGALFNGWLSFRLGRKYSLMVGAVLFVAGSIGSAFASNVEVLLLSRVLLGVAVGIASYTAPLYLSEMASENVRGKMISMYQLMVTLGIVLAFLSDTYFSYSGNWRAMLGVLALPAVLLIVLVIFLPNSPRWLAQKGRHVEAEEVLRMLRDTSEKAREELNEIRESLKLKQGGWSLFKINRNVRRAVFLGMLLQAMQQFTGMNIIMYYAPRIFKMAGFTTTEQQMIATLVVGLTFMFATFIAVFTVDKAGRKPALKIGFSVMALGTLILGYCLMQFDNGTASSSLSWLSVGMTMMCIAGYAMSAAPVVWILCSEIQPLKCRDFGITCSTTTNWVSNMIIGATFLTLLDSIGAAGTFWLYTVLNVAFIGITFWLIPETKGVTLEHIERKLMSGEKLRNIGV from the coding sequence CGTTATTGCCGGTGCGCTACCTTTTATCACCGATCACTTTACGCTCAGCAATCGCCTGCAGGAGTGGGTGGTGAGCAGCATGATGCTGGGCGCTGCGGTGGGCGCCTTGTTCAACGGCTGGCTCTCGTTCCGCCTGGGGCGAAAATACAGCCTGATGGTCGGGGCGGTTTTGTTTGTCGCTGGTTCGATTGGCTCTGCGTTCGCCTCAAACGTGGAGGTGCTGCTGCTCTCCCGCGTGCTGCTCGGCGTGGCCGTGGGGATTGCCTCCTACACCGCCCCCCTGTATCTCTCGGAGATGGCGAGCGAAAACGTTCGCGGCAAAATGATCAGCATGTACCAGCTGATGGTGACCCTCGGAATTGTGCTGGCCTTTCTTTCTGATACGTATTTCAGCTACAGCGGCAACTGGCGCGCGATGCTGGGTGTACTGGCATTACCGGCGGTATTGCTGATTGTGCTGGTGATCTTTTTGCCTAACAGTCCACGCTGGCTGGCGCAAAAAGGGCGTCACGTCGAGGCGGAAGAAGTGCTGCGGATGCTGCGCGATACCTCTGAGAAAGCGCGGGAAGAGCTGAACGAGATCCGCGAAAGCCTCAAGCTGAAACAGGGTGGCTGGTCGTTGTTCAAAATAAACCGCAACGTCCGTCGCGCGGTATTTCTCGGCATGCTCCTGCAGGCGATGCAGCAGTTTACCGGCATGAATATCATCATGTATTACGCGCCACGTATTTTCAAAATGGCCGGGTTCACCACTACCGAACAGCAGATGATCGCCACGCTGGTGGTGGGGCTGACCTTTATGTTTGCCACCTTTATTGCGGTGTTTACCGTCGATAAAGCGGGCCGTAAGCCGGCCCTGAAAATTGGTTTTAGCGTGATGGCGCTGGGAACACTGATCCTCGGCTACTGCCTGATGCAGTTTGATAACGGTACGGCGTCCAGCAGCTTATCCTGGCTCTCTGTGGGGATGACGATGATGTGCATCGCGGGATACGCGATGAGCGCCGCGCCGGTGGTGTGGATCCTGTGCTCCGAAATTCAGCCCCTGAAATGCCGCGATTTCGGGATCACCTGTTCCACCACCACTAACTGGGTGTCGAACATGATCATTGGCGCCACCTTCCTGACCCTGCTGGATTCTATCGGCGCGGCAGGGACCTTCTGGCTTTATACGGTGCTGAACGTGGCCTTTATTGGTATCACCTTCTGGCTGATTCCGGAAACCAAAGGTGTCACCCTGGAGCATATTGAGCGCAAGCTGATGTCAGGGGAGAAGTTAAGAAACATCGGCGTGTGA